Sequence from the Zeugodacus cucurbitae isolate PBARC_wt_2022May chromosome 2, idZeuCucr1.2, whole genome shotgun sequence genome:
ActgcaatataaattttaatgagcTCAATTGCTTTAACTTTTTCTAATCAGAAATAAGATTGGAAGGGATCCGTTGAAGTTATGCCAATTGATTTGTATCCATGAAAATATCACTCTAATGTACAATGCATTTTAgaattgttcaaaattttatatttgctttttcgTGCGACGTCGTTTGAAACCAGTCATTTGCTTCAGTAATTGTGAGTTTTCATCATCCATATCTACATTGGGCTCCCATAGGCGTAAACGTCTCGGTATGTAAATGAGCCCAAGTAAAGTAATCGCTAAAATAgatgaaaatatattagaatttacaaaaaatttatatttacaaaaataatgttaaGCCCACGGTTGTACTTACAATTTAGAACGCAGGGAAATATCACATAAAAGTTCAATGTACTCGAACGAAAGTACAAAGCTTCGGAAGCATAAAGAACCATGGTTAAAGCCAATGAGCAGCCGCCCATGCTAACAACTCtgtaaagaaatgaaaaaccatGAAAAAAAGAAGCCATATCGAAATAATTACAATATGTACAAATGAATTATATGCTGTTATTGTAGTTGAACTGTCTCAAATATAGtgtattttaaactatttttttaactgcTACTTTTGTAGAATTTTAAACGCAAAATACACTCTACTCGTACAGCATAGCTAACGGCAAAACTGATGACACTGTTTTAATAATAGCTACGACAGTGGTGCTAGTGGTACAAATCTATTCAGGTTTTCAGGTACTTACGGTCTGTAGTGAATGTAGAGCGTGCAATGAACCAACGCAATCGCTTTAAGCAAGCAATACATGCCAATTATGCGGGATATGGTGTAATCgcctgaaaatatgcaaaataaagtttaataagtAATTgtctttaataata
This genomic interval carries:
- the LOC105219061 gene encoding uncharacterized protein LOC105219061; amino-acid sequence: MERKLLYAFRGWIAFVAFMDLGTAFRSYIERRSFLGDHTDTQFIEGDYTISRIIGMYCLLKAIALVHCTLYIHYRPVVSMGGCSLALTMVLYASEALYFRSSTLNFYVIFPCVLNSITLLGLIYIPRRLRLWEPNVDMDDENSQLLKQMTGFKRRRTKKQI